A window of Leptospira mtsangambouensis genomic DNA:
TAGCCGATGTTATGCGTAGTCCCCTTTTTAGAGGGAATCAAACCACTCTTTCTTTATTTCTATTTTTTCTACGATTTCGATATCCAATCCAAGTTTTAATTCCTTTAATTTATCGAGTAACGCATCTCCATCTATTAAATCAATAGGAGGTGCACCATCTCTTGTTGCTTCTTTTACCGCATCTCTAGTGAAGGAACTTGTTGTTACAAATAATCCTTTGTCTGCTCTTCCTTGTAATGCCCCTCTAAAATCTCTGATTTCAGAAGCTGTGATAGAATTTTCCCTATATCTTTTACATTGAAATAAAACATTAAAGCTAATGAATCCAGCTATTCTAAATATTCCTTTTCCATCAATTCCTCCATCTCCACTTTTTCCTGTAACTTCAACTTGGTGAAATCCAGATTCTCTAAGAATTCTTTTAAAAAGTCTTTCAAAGGCATCTGGCTTTATATCGAAGAGAATATTCTTTAAGGTTATTCTCCAATCTTGAAATTCTTCTGGAGCATCAAGATCATTGCTATCAAATTCTGATATTTCATTTTTTTCTTTTTTCTCTGATTTTGAAATAGATCTGA
This region includes:
- a CDS encoding restriction endonuclease; its protein translation is MKLPTYDEMMNPLLNSLKELGGSGTIDEINEKVFNLMQLPNNILEIPHGDKGSRSEVEYRLAWTRTYLKRAGFLENSSRGIWSLTKASKDINELNPKDVVNLVRSISKSEKKEKNEISEFDSNDLDAPEEFQDWRITLKNILFDIKPDAFERLFKRILRESGFHQVEVTGKSGDGGIDGKGIFRIAGFISFNVLFQCKRYRENSITASEIRDFRGALQGRADKGLFVTTSSFTRDAVKEATRDGAPPIDLIDGDALLDKLKELKLGLDIEIVEKIEIKKEWFDSL